Below is a window of Camelina sativa cultivar DH55 chromosome 11, Cs, whole genome shotgun sequence DNA.
GGATCATAACAACTCTTTGTTGGGTTCTAACTGGATTCGATTTCTTTATTCACACGTAAGTCAATCAGCCTTATAATCAAAACCCTCCACGTGTTTTTAAATACTAACTCCTCAATTTTCCACTCACGCAGCTTCGCTGAAGACCTTTGTTTAGGTTTCAGTGGTTTCATACAAAACCCACAAAACAGCACACTGACTAATCTTTTCCCTTGTATGGATCCACTTCATTCTGATAAAAGCCTAAATGCAATAAGCTTGATGATTCACACCTTCATCACCGAGGTATTAATGATTAATAGGTAGAAAGAGTCAAGAACTGTGGTTAATTGTAGAATctaaatcctctgtttcttgttttattttgttctcaGCTAAATTCAAAAGTAGCAGAGTCAATGCGTTCTAATGCGTTGACTGATCGGAGCAATACTGTTTCGTGGGCGCCTGAAGCTGGAATCATTTGCGATCCGTTTGTCGGACAACAAATTAACAGCTACACGCCACAAAGTTGCTCCAATGGAGCCATTCCAATCGGCGAATTCCCAAACGTAAGTTTTTTAAATTCTACTCATGCAGCCCAAGTTAAAACCATGAATCTCTCTGTTGAATTAGTCTTAAGACACATGAGTGAACATAATAAAAACCCTTTACGTAGATTCTTTCGAGATTCACATGCCACGACAAAGATCCACCAGAAACGTGCAGAACCACCGGGAAATTCATCCCGGAATCAGCTTACCTCAAGGTCTATGCATACAGCAACTCAGCTCAAGGCATGCTCGACATCTTGCCTTCTCTTCAAAACCTAACAGAATGCCTTGCCGTAAAAGACACGCTATCGAGCATAGTCTCTAACCAATGTGAACCCTTCAGAGCTTCGATGTATAGCCTTTGGGCATCGATCCTTGCTCTGTCTCTTATCATGGTGGTTCTAGTTTTGCTCCTCCTCGCTAAAGCTTTccaagagaaaggaaaaagttTTGCTTGGTTTTCGATTCATCCAACTTCTTCTGCAGATATACGACAGGTGAATATATAGcatactgtattttttttttttggaatttacattttaaagaaaatatcattgAAAGATAAGAGAGTGTTTAAAAAGTGTAAATATGACATTGTATCAAACATTTGTAATAAGTGTGAGTGTGTGACTGAACAAGCAAACTGTATACATTCAAATAACTATCACCAGAATACTATTTACCTTATGTTGTATCATTTGTTTCCATTGAAGTTAAAAGTTGTCTAATTGAGAACCCTTAAAACAAatgatgagagagagaagaaaggtgGAAAACAAATGGGTCAACCACTCAAAGAAGCCACATTTCATGTGCATGaactatcttttttatttataaaaagacCATTACTTTATGATAATTACTGTTAGATACTTAGATTAACAAacactctctttcttcctctcttatTGATTTCTATTTTGGCTGTATTAATTTCCCTTTCTAATttcttgctttctttctttgtatcaacgttgtaaagaaaaaaaccagaaaattggTATAAAAGGGAGTAATAGTTACTAAATAATGACAACGATTTGGATTAGATAACTATTTAAGAACATTGATAATAAAGACTATtgcactaattaattaataataatcatcatCACTAGCTCctt
It encodes the following:
- the LOC104727267 gene encoding uncharacterized protein LOC104727267, producing the protein MTKSRILGVLSQLLLTFVISPILAVSSLSDGGDHERFRRRDPLNSFRHYNGGFDVRNKHYWAATAFTGFHGYAVAGLLIILGVCLGLYVAFSDKSRRVPSTRRRYLNRYYLPLLLLLLLVMLLSMVTIGIVIAANQSSKNRTEEMKETIDKTGEDVERNIRTVIVSLTKIQYLLLPYDQNTTHLLNVTTHRLGKGSRLIQSFLRHNGRSIDLAIKISYISHLMIASTNLFVLLLAFVPLFLHWHPGFIMVIFLCWIITTLCWVLTGFDFFIHTFAEDLCLGFSGFIQNPQNSTLTNLFPCMDPLHSDKSLNAISLMIHTFITELNSKVAESMRSNALTDRSNTVSWAPEAGIICDPFVGQQINSYTPQSCSNGAIPIGEFPNILSRFTCHDKDPPETCRTTGKFIPESAYLKVYAYSNSAQGMLDILPSLQNLTECLAVKDTLSSIVSNQCEPFRASMYSLWASILALSLIMVVLVLLLLAKAFQEKGKSFAWFSIHPTSSADIRQVNI